TCAGCGGCTGGCCGCTGGGGTCGCGCTCCATGGCCAGTTCCGACAGAGAGTGCAGCAGGTTGCTGTTCAGGCTGAAGGTCGGGTGCGCCGTGAAGACAATGCCGAATACCTCGCGCTCCAGCCGCTTGCGGAAGGTGGAGAACGGCACCGGCTTCTTTGCGATGGCACCTGAGTCCGTGCGGTGGGCGGTTGTGTGGATCAGGCGGCGGATAATATCGCGGTTCTTGTCGGGGTCGCGTTCGCCCAGATAGCGGCCGACCCGCCGCGCCCGGGCCAGGAAGGCGATGACCGTCAGACGGCGGATCAGGTCCTCGATATCGCTTTCGTCCAGCCGGCCACCGTCCAGGCCATCCGAGACCTGGAGGGCCAGCAGCTCAATGGGGTTGGAATAGGGATCCTCGTGCGTGTGGTCACGCAGTTCGTGAAGCTTGTCCAGCAGGATGCGGTGGAGCTTCTCGGTCCGCGCCACGTCGCCGCCCTGCAGGCTTTCCGCCCGTGTCGGAGTCGCCGCCCGCAGCAGGTGATGCCAGTCGATTCGGTTGCCCTGAACGCCAAAGGCGCGGGCGGGCGGTGTGGTGTTCTTGCTGTCGCTGGGGCTCATGACGTCTATTGAAGCGGAAAGGGTGGTCGAGGCAAACTCCCTCCTATGCCGGTTTCGGCCAGTCGATGCAATCACGGCCCGCCTGCCCGGCGATAGTGTTTGCCGATCCCGGCGGCCGGGCGGGTACAGGCCCGGGCAAGTATAGGGGTGTCGCCAGGCGTGCGGGGATCGCGCCGCCTGGATCTGGCGGAAATCTCCGCGGGTGTAGCTCAATGGTAGAGCTCTTGCTTCCCAAGCAAGTGACGAGGGTTCGATTCCCTTCACCCGCTCCAGCCAGTCGGCATCCGGCCTTCCTGGCCGATGCCAGCGTTTGCGCCCCTGCGGAGGCTGTTGCCCCGCACGGCGTATGTGCCTCGCGCGGTCATGGTCGCAACCAGCCGCCGGCTGCGGCACGGACTGCTTTATCCTGATCCCGGCTTGATCCCGGCAAGCTGAGGCTGGGATGGGCGACCGCCGGTCGCGCCCACGAGGGCGCACAAAGGGGGCGGACCATGGCGAAGGCAGGTAAAGGGGGCAGGCCGGGCGAGCCGCCGTGAGGTCGCCTGTGCCTACGCCCGGCCGCCGGTGCACCGCACCTTTCTGGCGGCGGCAATAGGCGGACCGGCCCTGACGATTATCAATCCGGGGACGTGGGCTGCCGGTCCGTCCCCGGTGGATCCGGCCAGGGCCATTATTGAGCGTCATGGCCCACGCTGCGCGTATGCGCGATTGCCAGGACAGTGGCGCGCCAGCCTTTCCTGACTCAGCGCCTTGAGTCTAGCCGCCTGACGCCAGTCTGCGGCACCGTTTGGGCGCCGTCCTTGCCAGTCCGCGGTCCTGTATGCGAAAGGTCCGCATCGACGGATCGATACGCACTGGCAATCGGAGGCGGCCGCGCCATGGCAACCCCGCAATACGTCTATGTCATGAAGGGCCTGGGCAAGACCTGGCCCGGTGGCAAGCAGGTCCTGAAGGATGTGTGGCTGAGCTTCCTGCCGGGGGCGAAAATCGGCGTTCTGGGACTGAACGGTAGCGGTAAGTCCACGCTGTTGAAGATCATGGCCGGCCTCGACACGGACTTCACCGGCGAGGCCTGGGCGGCGGATGGCGTGCGGGTCGGCTATCTGGCGCAGGAGCCGGAACTGGACCCCGATCTGACAGTGCTGGACAATGTCATGCAGGGGGTGGCCGGCACCAAGGCGTTGATAGACGCCTTCGAATCCCTGTCGGCGCGTTTTGCCGAGCCCCTGAGCGACGACGAGATGGCCGCTCTGATTGATGAGCAGGGGCAGTTGCAGGAGCAGATCGATGCGCAGGATGCGTGGGACCTGCCGCGCAAGGTGGATATCGCCATGGACGCCCTGCGCTGCCCGCCGGGCGACACGGCCGTGACGTCACTTAGCGGTGGCGAGCGCCGCCGCGTGGCGCTATGCCGCCTGTTGCTGTCACGGCCGGACATGCTGCTGCTGGATGAACCGACCAACCATCTGGACGCGGAATCCGTCGCCTGGCTGGAGCGCTTTCTGCAGGATTATCCGGGCACAGTCGTCGCAGTGACCCACGACCGCTATTTCCTCGACAATGCGGCCGGCTGGATTCTGGAACTGGACCGCGGCCAGGGAATCCCCTGGGAGGGTAATTACACATCCTGGCTGGAGCAGAAGGAAAAACGCCTGGAGCAGGAAGGGCGCAGCGAGGACGCGCGTCGCCGCACACTGGCCAACGAGCTGGAATGGGTCCGGGCCAGCCCGCGGGCGCGCCAGGCCAAGAGCAAGGCGCGGGTTCGTGCATATGAGGAATTGCTGGGCCAGGAAGCCGAGCAGCGCCAGGCGCGCGCACAGATTTCAATTCCCGCCGGTCCGCGTCTGGGCGACGTCGTTATCGAGGCGCAGCACGTGTCCAAGGGATTCGGCGACGTCCTGCTGATTGATGACCTGAACTTCCGTCTGCCGCCTGGCGGCATTGTCGGTGTGATCGGACCCAATGGCGCCGGCAAGACCACTTTGTTCCGCATGATCGCCGGCCAGGAGTCGCCGGATCAAGGTGTGCTGAAGGTGGGCGAAACGGTGGTCCTTGGCTATGTGGATCAATCCCGCGACACGCTGGATGGCAAGAAGACCGTGTGGGAAGAGATTTCCGGCGGCAATGAGATGATCATGCTGGGCAAGCGCGAGGTGCAGAGCCGGGCCTATTGCTCCGCCTTCAACTTCAGGGGACCGGACCAGCAGAAGAAGGTGGGCCTGCTGTCAGGCGGCGAGCGCAACCGGGTCCACCTGGCCAAGGTTCTGAAGTCCGGCGCCAACCTGCTGCTGCTGGACGAGCCGACCAATGATCTGGATGTGGATACGCTGCGCGCGCTGGAAGACGCTTTGCTGGACTTTGCCGGCTGTGTGGTGGTCATCAGCCATGATCGCTGGTTTCTCGACCGCATAGCCACGCACATTCTGGCCTTCGAAGGCGACAGCCAGGTGGAGTGGTTCGAGGGCAACTTCGAAGAGTATGAGGCGGACAAGCGTCGTCGTCTGGGCGACGAGGCGACGGAGCCGCACCGGGTCCGCTACAAGCCGCTGGCCCGCGCGTAGAACCACTGCCGGCGCGCTCAGGTGGCGGCAGAGTCTGCCGGAGCCGGCGGGCGCCAGTCGCTGACCACGTCCTCGTATGCCGGTCGCTGCCGTTCGCTCGGCGGGTGGTCGGTCGAGCCCAGATAGATCCAGCCGGCGATGCGTTCGTTGTCGGCCAGACCAAGAGCCCGCCACACGGCGGGCTCATAGGCGTACCACTCAGTCAGCCACTGACAGGCAAGGCCGAGGCTGGTTGCCGCCACCAGCATGTTCTGACAGACAGCACCGGCGGACAGCACCTGCTCCCATTCCGGGATCTTGCCGGACCGCACATGGGATATAACACACAGAACGGACGGTGCGCGCAGCAGAACGCCGCGCGCCGCCTCTATCTTTTCGTCTCCGGCATCGGGATTGTCGCGGCGGAACGCATCCGCCAGAACGTCGCCAAGCCAGGTGCGCGCACCATCATCCAGAATCAGTACGCGCCACGGGCCCAGCTTGCCATGGTCCGGCACCCGCAGGCCGCAGCGGATGATCTCCTCGATCATTGCGCGATCGGGCCCCGGCCCGGTCATGTTGCGAGCCACGACCGAGCGGCGCGTGTGTAGAATATCGAGCGTGGGATTAGTCATAGGGGATCCGTTGTTTCGAGCTGCGGGCCGCATCGGCTTCGGGTCAGGTATGCGTGTCTTCGGCAATGGCAAGGCCGGCCGCCTCTATGGCCTGCCGCGCCACGGCTACGTCCTCGGCTGAGGCGCCGCCGGCTACGGCGAATGCGCCGATGACTGTCTCAGCGCGCCGCACCCGCAGACCGCCGGCACTGGCGAAGAGGCGCCCGCCGGCCGCCCCCTGCAGGCTGGCGAACCAGTTCTCGTAGCCAGTCGTCTGCCGCGCCAGTGTCTCGGTGGAAAAGCCCATCACCGCCGCGCTCCAGGCCTTGTTGATAGCGATCTCCGCGCGCAGACGCCCGGCCGATTCATCGCGCGCCACGGCCAGCAGATGGCCGCCATCGTCGACCACCGCATAGGCCAGCGGCGGCGCACCGGAAGCCCGGCGGTACGCTCGCGCGGCGGTGATGATGGCCAGCGCCTCGTCTGTGGTGAGACGGGTCAAGACAGTGTCCCGGCCGCCGTGCGCGGCGCCAGACGAGTGACATGACCCATCTTGCGTCCCGGCAGCGCCTTGTCCTTGCCATAGAGGTGGAGGCAGACGCCTGGCTCCGCCGCCAGGTCGGCCCAGCGGGTTGCATCCTCGCCTATTAGGTTGGACATGACCGCGTCGGAATGGCGGGCCGTGACACCCAGCGGCAGGCCGGCGACGGCGCGAACACATTGCTCAAACTGGCTGCAGGCGCAGGCATCAATAGTCCAGTGCCCGCTGTTGTGGGGGCGCGGCGCGATTTCGTTGACCAACACGGTCCCGTCGCGGGCGACGAACATTTCAACCGCCACCAGCCCCACCAGATCGAAGGCCCGGGCAACGCGCCGGGCGACGTCCGTCGCCTGATCGGCGGTGGCCTGGCTGATGCGGGCGGGCACCGTCGAGGTGCGGAGAATCCCGTCGCGGTGAACATTTTCAACAGGCTCGTAACTGGCCATGGCGCCGTCGCCGCCGCGGGCGACGATGACCGAGACCTCACGGGAGAAATCGACCCATCCCTCGACGATGCCGGTTGGAGCGTTGAGTGAGGCCCAGGCGTCGTCGGCCGATACAGGCCCGCCGAGGCGCACCTGCCCCTTGCCGTCATAGCCCAGGCGCGTGGTCTTGAGCAGGCCCTGGCCGCCGAGTGCCGCCAGGGCAGCGGCCACGTCAGAAGCGCTGGCCACCGCATGATACGGCGCCGTGGCCAGTCCGGCCTTGTTGAGAAAGCGCTTTTCCGCCAGGCGGTCCTGTGCCACCGCAAAGACCTCCGGGCCCGGTCGCACCGGCACATGGCCGGCAAGCCGCTGCAGCGCCGTCGCCGGCACATTCTCAAACTCGCAGGTTACCGCCTGCACCTGCCCGGCAAAAGCGTCCAGTGCAGCGGTGTCTTCATAGTCGGCACGGGTGACCGCGGCGGCGACGTCGCCGGCCGGTGGCGCGGCTTCCGGCGCGAAGATGTGACAGCGATAGCCGAGACGTGCCGCGGCCATGGCGGTCATACGGCCGAGCTGGCCGCCACCCACGATGCCGATGGTGGAGCCCGGCGGCAGGGGCGGCGGTGGCGCAGGTCTTGTCTCTGTCACGTGTCAGCCGCGCTTACGGGTCTGGGGTGACTTCGGTACCGCCCGCGTCTGGGCGGTCCGCCAGCGAGCCAGCCTGGCGGCCAGCCGCTCATCGCCCAGCGCCAGGATGGCTACCGCCAGGAGCCCGGCATTGCGCGCGCCGGCCGGTCCGATGGCCAGCGTGCCGACGGGGATTCCGGCGGGCATCTGGGCGATGGACAGAAGGCTATCGAGGCCCTTGAGGGCACGGCTTTCCACCGGTACGCCGAGCACCGGCAGGCTGGTCATGGAGGCGATCATGCCGGGCAGGTGGGCCGCCCCGCCGGCGCCGGCAATGATGACCCGAAAACCTTCATCGGCCGCGCCTTCGGCAAATTCGGCCATGCGGCGCGGCGTACGATGGGCCGAGATAACCCGGCAGGCATGACTGACACGCAGTTGCGACAGGATGTCGGCCGCTTCCTGCATGGTCGGCCAGTCGGAGCGGCTGCCCATGACGATGGCCACCGGCGGCGCTGTCCGGCGCTGGCGTGACCGGGTCGCTGTGGCGTGAGGTTTGGGTCTGGATACCGCCATGGTTGCGGGCCTTGGCTGTGAGGGCCGTCACAGGACGGCGGGCCGGGAGTATAGCGGCGGTCAGCGCGCGACGGCCATGGGCGGTAGCAGGCGGGTTCCGGCGGTGGCCGCCGTCAGCGGTTGAAGGCGCCGCCTGCCACATGGCCGGCCCATGCGGCAAAAACGCAGAGCAGCACGGAGCCGGTGGCATTGGCCAGGGCACGACCGTATTGCTCATGCTGCAGCAGGGTCAGGGTCTGCAGGCTGAAGGCGGAGAAGGTGGTGAAGCCGCCGAGCAGTCCGATCAGGAAGAACAGGCGGATGCCCGGAGAGAGCAGGGACCGGCCATCGGCGCTTTCCAGCGCGGCGATGAGGCCAATCAGGAAGGAGCCACTGACATTGACGGCGATGGTGCCCCACGGCAGCCATTCGCCGAGCCAACGGGCCAGGGCGGTGGAGACCCAGTAGCGGGCCATCCCGCCGAGGCCGCTGCCGAGACCGATGATGAGGGTAAATTTCAGCATCCGGTGGTGCGCGAGGCGGTGACCGGGGCGTCTCTACCGGCCGGGCCGGCCGGGCCGGCCGGGCCGGCCGACGTTTCAGGCGCGCGGGCCAGTGCCTCGGCGATCAATTGGCGTGTTTCATCGCGGCCATAGAGGGCGACGAAGGAACCGAACCGTGGCCCTTGCTCCTGCCCCAGCAGGACCGTGTAGAGGGTGCGGAACCAGTCACGCAGGCTGGCGAAGGGGTGACGCTTGCCGATCTCATAGACTTCGGTCTGGATCGCCTCGGCGTCAGCATCGGCCGGTAGAGTGTCCAGGGCGTGTGCCAGCTCTTCCAGGGCGGCGCGTTGCATCGGGTCGGGCGTGGCGTAGTGCTTGGCGGGCAGGATGAAGTCGCGGTAGTAGGCGATGGCATGGCCAACCAGCCGGTCAAGGAAGGGCGAGGTTGTGGCGGACAGGTCCGGCGCGTGGCGGTTGATGAAGCCCCACAGAACCGCCTTGTCCTCGCTGTGGCAGACGCTGGCCAGATTGAGCAGCAGGCCGAAACCCGGGCCCGCCGGCTCCTGAGGAATGGTGCCCGCGTGAATGTGCCAGGCGGGATTTTCCAGCAACGCTGCCGCGTCTTCACCGGCAGCGCGCTGGCGGAAGGCCATATAGTCGTCCACCGCCCGCGGAATGCCGTCGAAGTACAATCTCTTGGCGGTCGCTGGCTTCTGAAACATGAAGGTGGCGAGGCTTTCCTCCGGCGCATAGCGCAGCCAGTCCTCTACCGCCAGGCCATTGCCCTTGGACTTTGAGATACGCTCGCCTTTCTCGTCGAGGAAGAGCTCATAGATCATGGTCACCGGCGGTGGACTGCCCAGCACCTGGCACAGGCGTGATGACAGGCGCACGGAATCGATCAAATCCTTGCCGCTCATTTCATAATCAACGCCCAGCGCCGCCCAGCGCATGGCCCAGTCCACTTTCCATTGCAGCTTGCAGTGACCACCGGTGACAGGCGTTTCGACCCGCTGGCCAGTCTCGTCCTCAAAAACGATGGTGTCGCGGTCGGGGTAGCGTTCGATGATCGGCACCTGCAGCACACGGCCGGTTGCGGGCGACAGAGGAAGGAAGGGGCTGTAGGTCTTTTGCCGCTCGGCACCGAGGGATGGCAGCATGATAGCCATCACCTCGTCATAATGCCGCAGGACACCGCGCAGGGCGTCATCGAAGCGGCCGGCACGATAGCACTCTGACGCGCTGACGAACTCGTAAGCGAAGCCGAACGAGTCGAGAAAGCCGCGCAGGCGAGCGTTGTTGTGGGCGGCAAAACTCTCATGGGTGCCGAAGGGGTCCGGTACGGCACTGAGCGGCTTACCCAGATGCTCGGCCATCATGGCCGCATTGGGCACGTTGTCGGGCACCCGGCGCATGCCATCCATGTCGTCAGAAAAACTGATGAGGCGCAGCGGCGTATCGGTCAGTTCGGCCAGGGCACGGCGAACCATCGAGGTGCGCAGCACTTCGGCGAAAGTACCGATATGCGGCAGGCCGGACGGGC
Above is a window of Alphaproteobacteria bacterium DNA encoding:
- a CDS encoding lysine--tRNA ligase — protein: MNNPAWTARAWPFIEARRIMDRFGGQAGFSPPAKGHILLETGYGPSGLPHIGTFAEVLRTSMVRRALAELTDTPLRLISFSDDMDGMRRVPDNVPNAAMMAEHLGKPLSAVPDPFGTHESFAAHNNARLRGFLDSFGFAYEFVSASECYRAGRFDDALRGVLRHYDEVMAIMLPSLGAERQKTYSPFLPLSPATGRVLQVPIIERYPDRDTIVFEDETGQRVETPVTGGHCKLQWKVDWAMRWAALGVDYEMSGKDLIDSVRLSSRLCQVLGSPPPVTMIYELFLDEKGERISKSKGNGLAVEDWLRYAPEESLATFMFQKPATAKRLYFDGIPRAVDDYMAFRQRAAGEDAAALLENPAWHIHAGTIPQEPAGPGFGLLLNLASVCHSEDKAVLWGFINRHAPDLSATTSPFLDRLVGHAIAYYRDFILPAKHYATPDPMQRAALEELAHALDTLPADADAEAIQTEVYEIGKRHPFASLRDWFRTLYTVLLGQEQGPRFGSFVALYGRDETRQLIAEALARAPETSAGPAGPAGPAGRDAPVTASRTTGC
- a CDS encoding heme-binding protein, with the protein product MTRLTTDEALAIITAARAYRRASGAPPLAYAVVDDGGHLLAVARDESAGRLRAEIAINKAWSAAVMGFSTETLARQTTGYENWFASLQGAAGGRLFASAGGLRVRRAETVIGAFAVAGGASAEDVAVARQAIEAAGLAIAEDTHT
- the crcB gene encoding fluoride efflux transporter CrcB → MLKFTLIIGLGSGLGGMARYWVSTALARWLGEWLPWGTIAVNVSGSFLIGLIAALESADGRSLLSPGIRLFFLIGLLGGFTTFSAFSLQTLTLLQHEQYGRALANATGSVLLCVFAAWAGHVAGGAFNR
- a CDS encoding 5-(carboxyamino)imidazole ribonucleotide synthase, producing the protein MTETRPAPPPPLPPGSTIGIVGGGQLGRMTAMAAARLGYRCHIFAPEAAPPAGDVAAAVTRADYEDTAALDAFAGQVQAVTCEFENVPATALQRLAGHVPVRPGPEVFAVAQDRLAEKRFLNKAGLATAPYHAVASASDVAAALAALGGQGLLKTTRLGYDGKGQVRLGGPVSADDAWASLNAPTGIVEGWVDFSREVSVIVARGGDGAMASYEPVENVHRDGILRTSTVPARISQATADQATDVARRVARAFDLVGLVAVEMFVARDGTVLVNEIAPRPHNSGHWTIDACACSQFEQCVRAVAGLPLGVTARHSDAVMSNLIGEDATRWADLAAEPGVCLHLYGKDKALPGRKMGHVTRLAPRTAAGTLS
- a CDS encoding nitroreductase; protein product: MTNPTLDILHTRRSVVARNMTGPGPDRAMIEEIIRCGLRVPDHGKLGPWRVLILDDGARTWLGDVLADAFRRDNPDAGDEKIEAARGVLLRAPSVLCVISHVRSGKIPEWEQVLSAGAVCQNMLVAATSLGLACQWLTEWYAYEPAVWRALGLADNERIAGWIYLGSTDHPPSERQRPAYEDVVSDWRPPAPADSAAT
- the ettA gene encoding energy-dependent translational throttle protein EttA; the encoded protein is MATPQYVYVMKGLGKTWPGGKQVLKDVWLSFLPGAKIGVLGLNGSGKSTLLKIMAGLDTDFTGEAWAADGVRVGYLAQEPELDPDLTVLDNVMQGVAGTKALIDAFESLSARFAEPLSDDEMAALIDEQGQLQEQIDAQDAWDLPRKVDIAMDALRCPPGDTAVTSLSGGERRRVALCRLLLSRPDMLLLDEPTNHLDAESVAWLERFLQDYPGTVVAVTHDRYFLDNAAGWILELDRGQGIPWEGNYTSWLEQKEKRLEQEGRSEDARRRTLANELEWVRASPRARQAKSKARVRAYEELLGQEAEQRQARAQISIPAGPRLGDVVIEAQHVSKGFGDVLLIDDLNFRLPPGGIVGVIGPNGAGKTTLFRMIAGQESPDQGVLKVGETVVLGYVDQSRDTLDGKKTVWEEISGGNEMIMLGKREVQSRAYCSAFNFRGPDQQKKVGLLSGGERNRVHLAKVLKSGANLLLLDEPTNDLDVDTLRALEDALLDFAGCVVVISHDRWFLDRIATHILAFEGDSQVEWFEGNFEEYEADKRRRLGDEATEPHRVRYKPLARA
- the purE gene encoding 5-(carboxyamino)imidazole ribonucleotide mutase, which produces MAVSRPKPHATATRSRQRRTAPPVAIVMGSRSDWPTMQEAADILSQLRVSHACRVISAHRTPRRMAEFAEGAADEGFRVIIAGAGGAAHLPGMIASMTSLPVLGVPVESRALKGLDSLLSIAQMPAGIPVGTLAIGPAGARNAGLLAVAILALGDERLAARLARWRTAQTRAVPKSPQTRKRG